A genomic window from Diospyros lotus cultivar Yz01 chromosome 2, ASM1463336v1, whole genome shotgun sequence includes:
- the LOC127794071 gene encoding GATA transcription factor 9-like — protein sequence MEAPDFLYFGPAGDSHFLPDNRFSDQKPSDNNGHLTVDDLLDFSKEDEVMTDAFFDNVAGNSTDSSTVTVVDSCNSSVSSGEFQFSCNVGFPDSQFCGELCVPYDDLAELEWLSNFVEDSFSSDDLQNLQLISATKVPADTTTTATATSSSETVDNRHNPPLFPADVSVPGKARSKRTRAAPCDWSSRLLVLSPAASSSEPTTTSKTLKATPLKRRDAAETPGRKCLHCGSEKTPQWRTGPMGPKTLCNACGVRYKSGRLVPEYRPAASPTFVSAKHSNSHRKVLELRRQKEVHRQQFLSQSSIFGASNGEEYLIHYQSGPDYRHMI from the exons ATGGAAGCGCCGGATTTCCTCTACTTCGGACCCGCTGGAGACTCCCATTTCTTGCCGGACAACCGCTTCTCGGATCAGAAGCCGAGCGACAATAATGGCCATCTCACCGTCGACGACCTGCTCGACTTCTCCAAGGAGGACGAGGTCATGACCGACGCTTTCTTCGACAATGTCGCCGGCAATTCCACCGATTCCTCCACTGTCACCGTCGTTGATAGCTGTAATTCGTCGGTTTCCAGCGGCGAATTCCAGTTCTCCTGCAACGTTGGCTTCCCTGACTCTCAATTTTGCGGCGAACTCTGCGTTCCG TACGACGACTTGGCTGAGCTGGAATGGCTGTCGAACTTCGTGGAGGACTCGTTCTCCAGCGACGACTTGCAGAACCTCCAACTGATCTCCGCAACAAAAGTTCCCGCCGacaccaccaccaccgccaccgccacctcATCATCGGAAACCGTCGACAACCGCCACAATCCGCCGCTGTTCCCTGCCGACGTGTCAGTCCCCGGCAAAGCCCGGAGCAAACGGACACGCGCCGCGCCCTGCGACTGGTCCTCCCGCCTGCTCGTCCTCTCTCCGGCCGCCTCGTCCTCAGAACCAACCACCACCTCAAAGACGCTCAAGGCAACGCCGCTGAAGAGGAGGGACGCCGCCGAGACTCCGGGCCGGAAGTGCCTGCATTGCGGGTCGGAGAAGACGCCGCAGTGGCGGACGGGACCGATGGGCCCGAAGACGCTGTGCAACGCATGCGGGGTCCGGTACAAGTCGGGGCGGTTGGTGCCGGAGTACCGGCCGGCGGCTAGCCCCACGTTCGTGTCGGCGAAGCACTCGAACTCGCACCGGAAGGTTCTGGAGCTGCGGAGGCAGAAGGAGGTGCATAGGCAACAGTTTCTGAGTCAAAGCTCCATTTTCGGCGCATCAAACGGTGAAGAATACTTGATTCACTACCAAAGTGGTCCAGATTACAGGCACATGATATGA